Within the Micromonospora citrea genome, the region AAGGTCGACTCAGATGCCAGGCGCAGCCGCGCAGCAGTCCGGCCAACCTCGACGCTCACGCCGGCAGGAAACCCTTCCCGCGGCCCGCCGCAGCGACGACACCCGCCGACGCCGGCCCAAAACGCCCACCGGTCACAGTGGAGCGAATGCGACCGGCGCACGGGCATCCCGGCCACGGCTGCCACGCCCGGCCACCGCCACGGCCCGCGTCAACCCGCCCGCCGCCGGGCCCGCCGCGCCGCCAACTCGTCGCCCACCGGATCCCCCGCCGACGTCACCGGCCCCGCCGGCGCGGACGTCGCCGGCTCCGCCGGCAGATGCGACAGCGACCCCTGGATCTCCTTGAACGCCCCGCCGATCGCGATGCCGAACACCCCCTGGCCGCCCTGCAACAGGTCCACCACCTCCTCCGGCGACCGGCACTCGTAGACCGTCGTGCCGTCGGAGATCAACGTGATGCCCGCCAGATCACCCACCCCACGGGACCGCAGCGCCTCGATCGCCTTCCGGATGTTCTGCAACGACACCCCGGCGTCCAGCAGCCGCTTCACCACCTTCAGGACCACCAGGTCCCGGAACGAGTACAACCGCTGCGTGCCCGAACCCGACGCGTCCCGCACACTCGGCACCACCAGCCCGGTACGCGCCCAGTAGTCCAACTGGCGATAGCTGATCCCCACCGCGTGGCAGGCCGTCACACCTCGATAGCCCACGGCGTCGTCACCCTCGGTCGCCGACCCCGGCGACGTCACACCCGGCTCGTCCAGCTCCGTACCCGGATCGGGATCTCGCGGCTCGTGCATCCGGACAACCTCCCCGCCAGTGCGGTGACACGTCGATTCCGGGACGTGCACCCCTCGACACGGCAACCCTATCGCCGCCCTCGGGAATTGCCCCGCAACAACCGTCGCGACACGCCGCGCCACGACGACGAAGATCACCCACCGCACCGAAGCGTCACCGAACGTGACACCCGACGGAAACCACCCGGGGAGAGCCGAACCTCAGCCGGCGAAATCCTCC harbors:
- a CDS encoding MerR family transcriptional regulator; its protein translation is MHEPRDPDPGTELDEPGVTSPGSATEGDDAVGYRGVTACHAVGISYRQLDYWARTGLVVPSVRDASGSGTQRLYSFRDLVVLKVVKRLLDAGVSLQNIRKAIEALRSRGVGDLAGITLISDGTTVYECRSPEEVVDLLQGGQGVFGIAIGGAFKEIQGSLSHLPAEPATSAPAGPVTSAGDPVGDELAARRARRRAG